The Streptomyces puniciscabiei genomic interval GCTGCCGGTGCGCGCTTACCACAAGCTGCTGGTCTGGGACATCATGAAGAAGCCGCTCGCCACCCGGGTCGCCGAGCAGGCGCTGAACCCGCTCATCGGCAAGAGCTTCGTGGTCTACGCGACCAAGCCGCACCTGCCGCGGCTTGACGACGAGGCGGCCGCCAAGTGACCACCCCCCGGACAGAACACCTCGTCCTGCCCGGGGTCCTCACCGCCGAGCAGGCTGCCGCCACCGTCCGCGGCATCCTCGCCGTACAGCGGGAGGACGGCGCGATCCCCTGGTTCCGCGGGCACCACCTGGACCCCTGGGACCACACCGAGGCCGCGATGGCCCTGGACGCGGCCGGCGAGCACGAGGCCGCCGAACGGGCGTACGACTGGCTGGCCCGGCACCAGAACGAGGACGGCTCCTGGTACGCCGCCTACGCCGACGGCGCCCACGACGACGTCACCGACCGCGCCCGCGAGTCGAACTTCGTCGCCTACATAGCCGTGGGCGTGTGGCACCACTATCTCTCCACCGGTGACGACACCTTCCTGGACCGCATGTGGCCGACCGTCTACGCGGCCATGGAGTGGGTGCTCGCCCTGCAGCAGCCCGGCGGCCAGATCGGCTGGCGGCGCGAGGACGACGGCACGCCCACCGCGGACGCCCTGCTCACCGGCAGCTCCTCCATCCACCACGCGCTGCGCTGCGCGCTCGCCATCGCCGAGCAGCGCGAGGAGCCGCAGCCCGACTGGGAGTTGGCGGTCGGAGGCCTCCGGCACGCGATCCGCCGGCACCCCGAGCGCTTCCTCGACAAGGACCGCTACTCGATGGACTGGTACTACCCGGTCCTCGGCGGCGCGCTGACCGGCGAGGAGGCCAAGGCCCGCATAGAGGGGTCCTGGGACCGTTTCGTCGTACCCGGCGCCGGCGTGCGCTGCGTGGTGCCCAACCCGTGGGTCACCGGCGGCGAGTCCAGCGAACTCGCCCTGGCCCTGTGGGCGGTGGGGGAGTCGGACCGCGCCCTGGCGATCCTGCAGTCCATCCAGCACCTGCGCGAGCCGGAGAGCGGCCTGTACTGGACGGGCTACGTCTTCGAGGACGACGCGATCTGGCCGCGCGAACTCACCACGTGGACGGCCGGCTCCCTGCTCCTCGCCGTCGCGGCGCTGGGCGGCCACGAGGCGACCTGCGCGGTCTTCGGCGGGGAGTACCTGCCGACGGGCCTGGACCCCGACTGCTGCGGCTAGCCCGCGGGCTCAGTGCCGGTGTATCCGGTTGGCGATGGCGTGGCCCACGAACAGGTAGACCACGGCGGCCAGGCCGTAACCGGCCACCACCCTCGCCCAGGCCTCGTTGAAGGTGAACAGGTCGTGAGACCAGCCCGCCAGCCAGGCGGCGGCGTGGTGGATGAACTGGACCAGGCTGTTCGCGCGGTTGGCGTCCAGCAGGTACATCAGGATCCACAGGCCGAGGATCAACGCCATGATGTCGGCGACGACCGCGATGACCGTCCCGGCCTGATTCGCGCTGTTGCGATATCGAGGGGACATACCTTCCGGATTGCCGGGCGGCGCGCGGTGAAACCCGAACGGCGGCGGCCGAGTGGCGTACCCGGCCGTCCCGGGTGAGGCTGCTGGAGGAAGCAGACCGCTCGGGGAGGACACGTCCGGAGGACCCCGTGCCCGTACCGATACGGCGCCTCGTGGTGGCGCTCACCGTGTGCTGCGCCCTGCTGGCCGGTTCCACCGCCTGCGGCAGCAGCGAGAAGACCAGTACCAAGGACACCGCGGCGGTCCAGGCCGCCCCCGCCGCCACCCCCAGCCCGACGACCTCCGCCGAACGGCAGAAGTTCGCCAAGGCCCGCTTCGTGGCGAACGCGGGCCTCGCGGCGGGCGCGACCTACCAGTGGATCGTGAAGCCGTGGAAGGCCGGCAAGTTCAAGAAGGGCGCCCACGGCCGCAAGCTGACCCTGGTGAAGGCCGGTCTGGCCGGTGCGTTCACCTACAACCGGCTCAAGGCGGCCGTCCGTAACGCCCAGGGCGACCCCTTGCTGTCCAAGGCGCTCGCCCCGCTCAACACCGCCATCGAGGGCCTGAAGAACCTGCCCGCCAAGCTGCGCAGCGGCGACGGGAACGCGGCCGGTTCCTTCAACGACGTCATCAACAAGGTCAAGGACGCGGGCGCGGGCGCCGGCGCCCCGGTCAAGGAGCAGGTGCCGTCGTCGTCCCAGCTCTCCCAGGGCGGCTAGGAGTTCAGCTCCGCCAGCACCCTGAGGGTGTGGGGGTCCGGTGACAGGGCCAGCAGGTCGGTCACCGGGCCCGCGCGCCACAAGTCCAAGCGCTCGGCGATGCGTTCGCGCGGGCCGACCAGCGAGATCTCGTCGGCGAAGGCGTCCGGTACGGCCAGCACGGCCTCCTCCCGCCGTCCCGCCAGGAACAGCTCCTGGATCCGCCGCGCCTCCTTCTCGTAGCCCATGCGCGCCATGAGGTCGGCGTGGAAGTTGCGGGCGGCGTGGCCCATCCCGCCGATGTAGAAGCCGAGCATGGCCTTCACGGGCAGCAGCCCCTCGGCCACGTCGTCGCACACCTTCACCCGGGCCATCGGTGCCACCACGAACCCCTCCGGCAGCCCCCGCACCACGTCCCCGTACACCTCCGGCCGGCTCGGCGCCCAGTACAGCGGCAGCCAGCCGTCGGCGATACGGACCGTCTGCGCCACGTTCTTCGGCCCCTCGGCGCCGAGGAGGACGGGCAGATCGGCCCGCAGGGGATGGGTGATCGGCTTGAGCGGCTTGCCGAGCCCGGTGCCGTCCGGTCCCCGGTACGGCAGGGGATGGAACCGCCCGTCGACCTCCACCGGCGCCTCGCGCCGCAGCACCTGCCGTACGACCTCCACGTACTCCCGGGTCGCGGTCAGCGGTGACACCGGGAACGGGCGGCCGTACCAGCCCTCCACCACCTGCGGCCCGGACAGCCCGAGCCCGAGCATCATCCGCCCCCCGGACAAGTGGTCCAGGGTGAGCGCGTGCATCGCGGTGGTGGCCGGAGAGCGGGCGGCCATCTGGGCAACGGCCGTCCCCAGCCCGATCGTCGAGGTGTGTGCGGCGATCCAGGTCAGCGGGGTGAAGGCGTCCGAGCCCCAGGACTCCGCCGTCCACACCGAGTGATATCCGAGCCGCTCCGCCTCCCGGGCGAGCGGCACATGACCGGCGTCCGGGCCGCGTCCCCAGTACCCGAGTGCCAGACCGAGCCGCATACGCCTGCCTCCTGACGGATCGTCAGTTCACTGCCG includes:
- a CDS encoding prenyltransferase/squalene oxidase repeat-containing protein, producing MTTPRTEHLVLPGVLTAEQAAATVRGILAVQREDGAIPWFRGHHLDPWDHTEAAMALDAAGEHEAAERAYDWLARHQNEDGSWYAAYADGAHDDVTDRARESNFVAYIAVGVWHHYLSTGDDTFLDRMWPTVYAAMEWVLALQQPGGQIGWRREDDGTPTADALLTGSSSIHHALRCALAIAEQREEPQPDWELAVGGLRHAIRRHPERFLDKDRYSMDWYYPVLGGALTGEEAKARIEGSWDRFVVPGAGVRCVVPNPWVTGGESSELALALWAVGESDRALAILQSIQHLREPESGLYWTGYVFEDDAIWPRELTTWTAGSLLLAVAALGGHEATCAVFGGEYLPTGLDPDCCG
- a CDS encoding LLM class F420-dependent oxidoreductase, with product MRLGLALGYWGRGPDAGHVPLAREAERLGYHSVWTAESWGSDAFTPLTWIAAHTSTIGLGTAVAQMAARSPATTAMHALTLDHLSGGRMMLGLGLSGPQVVEGWYGRPFPVSPLTATREYVEVVRQVLRREAPVEVDGRFHPLPYRGPDGTGLGKPLKPITHPLRADLPVLLGAEGPKNVAQTVRIADGWLPLYWAPSRPEVYGDVVRGLPEGFVVAPMARVKVCDDVAEGLLPVKAMLGFYIGGMGHAARNFHADLMARMGYEKEARRIQELFLAGRREEAVLAVPDAFADEISLVGPRERIAERLDLWRAGPVTDLLALSPDPHTLRVLAELNS